A region from the Flavobacterium enshiense genome encodes:
- a CDS encoding Gfo/Idh/MocA family protein translates to MTHNSNRRDFIKTTALAGFGALILPNSLFAFDEKITKKVRLGFIATGLRGQWHMQEMLKRADVEIVAIADPDKQMLEMAQKLVAKYKKPAPKEFSNGDHDYKNLLKEKNIDAVIISSPWEWHKEQGIAAMRAGKIVGMEVCGAMKLSDCWEYVKAYEETKVPIMMLENVCYRRDIMAVLNMVRKGMFGELIHGQGGYEHDLRGVLFNDGQSPYNSGVDFGEKGYSEAKWRTNHYVNRNGELYPTHGLGPVAIMFDVNRGNRLLRLSSFSSKARGLNKYIVEHPKGGKEHPNANVKFKQGDVVTTQIQCANGETILLTHDTSLQRPYNLGFRVQGTEGLWQDFGAGELNKGFIYFEKAMKKSHEWETTEKWLTENDHPLWQRYSKDAENSGHGGMDFFVDNTFIECIKRNVEFPLDVYDLATWYAITPLSEMSIKNNGAVQEIPDFTKGAWKTRKPVFGFDGAF, encoded by the coding sequence ATGACTCATAATTCCAACCGACGCGATTTTATAAAGACAACGGCGCTTGCCGGTTTTGGGGCTCTAATTCTGCCCAACTCATTATTTGCGTTTGATGAAAAAATAACCAAAAAAGTCCGTCTGGGTTTTATTGCAACCGGATTGCGAGGACAGTGGCACATGCAGGAAATGCTCAAAAGGGCTGATGTCGAAATAGTGGCTATCGCCGATCCGGATAAGCAAATGCTTGAAATGGCGCAAAAATTGGTCGCCAAATACAAGAAGCCCGCTCCAAAAGAATTTTCCAATGGGGATCATGATTATAAGAACCTCTTAAAGGAAAAGAATATTGATGCTGTCATCATATCGTCTCCCTGGGAATGGCACAAAGAGCAGGGGATTGCCGCGATGCGGGCCGGAAAGATAGTGGGTATGGAAGTTTGCGGTGCCATGAAACTCTCTGATTGCTGGGAATATGTAAAAGCCTACGAGGAAACCAAAGTGCCAATCATGATGCTTGAAAATGTTTGCTATCGCCGTGATATCATGGCAGTGCTGAACATGGTACGCAAAGGGATGTTCGGGGAATTGATCCACGGGCAGGGCGGGTACGAACATGATTTGAGAGGTGTACTGTTCAATGATGGTCAAAGCCCATATAATTCGGGCGTGGATTTTGGAGAAAAAGGATATAGCGAAGCCAAATGGAGAACCAATCATTATGTTAACCGAAATGGTGAATTGTATCCAACCCACGGATTGGGTCCTGTGGCAATTATGTTTGATGTCAACAGAGGAAACAGATTATTGCGTTTGTCTTCGTTCTCAAGCAAGGCAAGGGGTTTGAATAAATATATAGTGGAGCATCCCAAAGGAGGGAAAGAGCATCCGAATGCAAATGTAAAATTTAAACAAGGAGATGTTGTTACCACGCAGATACAATGTGCTAATGGCGAAACCATTTTGTTAACGCACGATACCAGTTTACAACGTCCCTATAATTTAGGATTTCGTGTACAAGGAACAGAAGGGTTGTGGCAGGATTTCGGTGCCGGCGAACTGAACAAAGGCTTTATTTATTTCGAGAAAGCTATGAAAAAATCCCATGAGTGGGAGACTACCGAAAAATGGCTCACTGAAAACGATCATCCATTATGGCAGCGCTATTCTAAAGATGCAGAAAATTCAGGTCATGGAGGAATGGATTTCTTTGTGGATAATACCTTTATCGAATGCATTAAGCGTAATGTGGAATTTCCACTGGATGTTTATGATTTGGCGACCTGGTATGCGATTACGCCGCTAAGCGAAATGTCGATTAAAAACAATGGTGCTGTGCAGGAAATTCCCGATTTTACCAAAGGCGCCTGGAAAACCCGTAAACCTGTTTTTGGTTTTGATGGAGCATTCTAA